A region of Tabrizicola piscis DNA encodes the following proteins:
- a CDS encoding mobilization protein → MTETELERAEKRYSQAKARLLALKNREATKARKLDTRRKIILGGALVDLAERDSYAAAMIERLVRNLPREQDRKAFEDWDAKQPAAASSATAPPVPTPST, encoded by the coding sequence ATGACTGAGACAGAACTTGAACGCGCCGAGAAGCGCTACTCCCAGGCCAAGGCCCGGCTCCTTGCGCTGAAGAACCGCGAAGCGACGAAGGCGCGCAAGCTGGACACGCGGCGCAAGATCATCCTCGGCGGCGCGCTGGTCGATCTCGCGGAACGGGATTCCTATGCTGCTGCGATGATCGAACGCCTGGTCCGCAACCTGCCCCGTGAACAGGACCGCAAGGCCTTCGAAGACTGGGATGCGAAGCAGCCCGCCGCCGCATCTTCCGCGACAGCCCCACCCGTTCCGACGCCCTCGACCTGA
- the mobQ gene encoding MobQ family relaxase, translating into MASYHLSVKTIKRSAGRSATAAAAYRSASVIACDREGRMHDYTAKRGVEACFILAPKDAPDWALDRAALWNAAEARETRSNSVTAREWELALPSELSDAARIEIARAFAAQLVERYGVAADVAIHAPHREGDQRNHHAHILTTTRVLSAEGLTDKTRILDAASTGGPEIEAMRGYWAELQNHALELAGQEERVDHRSLEVQREIALSMGDTVKAEELDREPELKLGPAANAIERRAQLAAEAEGRDYEPLTQRGARVHAVRQAKAMFAEMRGRLELARDAWAEAREEGQGHVSAGLAALRAVAGRQAKELDPYEIKERLAMIAGREQAEEHDHAPGQASRDIRGRLADVLGKARAEDQEREKARQKEREQELDEECRRQRERHRDLGWEL; encoded by the coding sequence ATGGCCAGCTACCACCTTTCCGTCAAGACGATCAAACGCAGCGCCGGGCGATCCGCCACGGCGGCGGCGGCCTATCGGTCGGCTTCCGTCATCGCGTGCGACCGGGAGGGGCGTATGCACGATTACACCGCAAAGCGCGGGGTCGAGGCCTGCTTCATTCTCGCCCCCAAGGATGCCCCCGACTGGGCGCTGGACCGGGCCGCGCTGTGGAATGCTGCCGAGGCGCGCGAGACCCGCTCCAATTCTGTGACCGCCCGCGAATGGGAGCTGGCCTTGCCGTCCGAACTCTCGGACGCCGCGCGGATCGAGATCGCGCGGGCCTTCGCCGCGCAGCTGGTCGAGCGCTATGGCGTGGCGGCAGATGTGGCGATCCATGCGCCGCACCGCGAGGGCGATCAGCGCAACCATCACGCCCATATCCTGACCACCACCCGCGTCCTGTCCGCCGAAGGGCTGACCGACAAGACCCGCATCCTTGATGCCGCCAGCACCGGCGGGCCGGAGATCGAGGCCATGCGCGGCTACTGGGCCGAGTTGCAAAACCATGCTCTTGAGCTGGCAGGGCAGGAGGAGCGCGTTGATCATCGGTCGCTAGAGGTGCAGCGCGAAATCGCGCTGTCCATGGGCGACACGGTGAAGGCCGAGGAGCTGGACCGCGAGCCGGAACTGAAGCTTGGCCCCGCTGCCAATGCCATCGAACGCCGCGCGCAGTTGGCCGCCGAGGCCGAGGGCCGCGACTATGAACCGCTGACCCAGCGGGGCGCGCGGGTCCATGCTGTGCGCCAGGCTAAAGCCATGTTTGCGGAAATGCGCGGGCGGCTGGAGCTGGCGCGCGATGCCTGGGCCGAGGCCCGGGAAGAGGGGCAGGGCCATGTCAGCGCCGGGCTTGCGGCCTTGCGCGCCGTCGCAGGGCGGCAGGCGAAGGAGCTGGACCCCTACGAAATCAAGGAACGCCTGGCCATGATTGCCGGGCGGGAGCAGGCCGAGGAGCATGATCATGCGCCGGGGCAGGCCAGCCGGGACATACGCGGCAGGCTGGCCGATGTGCTGGGCAAGGCCAGAGCCGAAGATCAGGAGCGGGAAAAGGCCCGCCAGAAAGAGCGCGAGCAGGAGCTGGACGAAGAGTGCAGGAGGCAGCGCGAACGCCACAGGGATCTCGGATGGGAGCTGTGA
- a CDS encoding alanine racemase — translation MPGSSTAADVNVWSSDRWSAFSAKLLNTDCSNMSAGLLVGIDQSALVHNFKTVQQRVAPRQVCAVLKSDAYGHGIDNVVSAIAPACALYSVTETWEARRVRALAGDHARIFRMKIATSSELRDAIQHRLGVVEMAGSLGKARELSEVSRSLGVDTAVQLILDVAGLGRNGLPISSDANIAKDLDYLLGLPNLKIASIGAHIPNPDDCVPTDCDNVVVRAARRFLRLAGGLADHIAASGRDRPALDLFSSASSVALDRTLTRVERETLSFDRIGTSLYGNAASDAFQETGLRQVMHAFAPVCDVFRRPQGATIGYCEHYRVGDLGEDIALLGIGWQTLGREFQGVGMSLTPTFVKNLYNGTHFLVGRQSMNIITLRARDETGRTLIAGDLVGVLSSPEFAGLTGIDTASLSARMGDCQPEYITHLIGRSAASVRFSF, via the coding sequence ATGCCAGGATCGAGTACCGCCGCGGACGTCAATGTCTGGTCATCCGATCGATGGTCGGCATTCTCAGCAAAACTGTTGAATACCGACTGCAGTAATATGTCCGCAGGGCTTTTGGTCGGCATCGACCAGAGTGCCCTAGTCCACAATTTCAAGACGGTCCAACAGCGTGTTGCGCCGCGCCAGGTCTGCGCGGTGTTGAAGTCCGATGCCTACGGACATGGTATCGACAACGTCGTGTCGGCGATCGCTCCCGCATGCGCACTCTATTCGGTCACCGAGACATGGGAAGCACGGCGGGTCCGTGCGCTTGCAGGAGACCACGCCCGGATCTTCCGGATGAAGATCGCCACGTCGAGCGAACTGCGCGATGCGATCCAGCACAGACTAGGGGTCGTAGAGATGGCCGGTTCGCTCGGCAAGGCGCGGGAGTTGTCTGAGGTATCGCGGTCTCTGGGAGTAGATACGGCCGTCCAATTGATCCTCGACGTCGCGGGTCTTGGTCGGAACGGTCTCCCCATTAGCTCCGATGCCAACATTGCAAAGGACTTGGACTATCTGCTCGGGTTGCCAAACCTGAAGATCGCCAGCATCGGAGCTCACATTCCAAACCCCGACGACTGCGTTCCGACCGACTGCGACAATGTCGTTGTTCGCGCTGCGCGACGGTTCCTGCGCCTGGCGGGCGGTCTTGCAGATCACATCGCCGCTAGTGGCCGTGATCGTCCAGCCCTCGACCTGTTTTCGAGCGCATCGTCGGTCGCTCTGGATCGGACCCTTACGCGGGTAGAGCGCGAGACTCTATCCTTCGACCGGATCGGGACGTCGCTCTATGGTAACGCGGCATCAGACGCTTTTCAGGAGACAGGCCTACGTCAGGTCATGCATGCCTTCGCACCGGTCTGCGACGTCTTCCGTCGGCCCCAGGGCGCGACCATCGGCTATTGCGAACACTATCGGGTCGGTGATTTGGGGGAAGATATTGCACTGTTGGGCATTGGTTGGCAGACGCTCGGTCGCGAGTTCCAAGGCGTCGGAATGAGCTTGACGCCGACCTTCGTGAAGAACCTGTACAACGGCACACATTTTTTGGTTGGCCGTCAGTCGATGAACATCATTACGCTGCGCGCCCGCGACGAAACTGGAAGGACACTGATCGCGGGCGATCTTGTGGGAGTTCTGTCAAGCCCGGAATTCGCCGGGCTGACCGGGATCGACACCGCCTCCTTGTCGGCACGCATGGGCGATTGTCAGCCGGAGTACATCACTCACCTCATCGGGCGCTCTGCGGCCAGCGTCCGTTTCTCCTTCTGA
- a CDS encoding DMT family transporter, whose amino-acid sequence MQTKSAPTRLNNLIALLLVITGTAAFSVVFASAKLLGSGDLTWQIIFIRYLSGFMVVSVIALAYDRSLAATKSDNVRLHMVRAFCGGSGGAAAIFAATQIPIAHATTIGLLDGVILVLLGVVFLRERLDGLIALVLLLCCVGAYIVVRSQSSVPEPIVSPTVAYIVAFMGAVLVALEGLFIKVLSSKERVLNVLWHVNLFGSVIFAFPAFLYWTEVNMTQFVLIAMLGPLALFGQLCNILGYRMADLKIVAPANYTWIIFAALLGYFVFDESLTLETLVGTALIVLGGILLCFHHDLMKLRLVVATRRKDL is encoded by the coding sequence ATGCAGACAAAATCGGCGCCAACGCGCCTGAACAACCTAATCGCGCTGCTGCTCGTCATTACCGGTACAGCCGCGTTCTCGGTTGTATTTGCATCGGCGAAGCTGCTCGGCTCTGGTGATCTTACCTGGCAGATTATCTTCATCCGTTATCTGTCCGGGTTCATGGTGGTCAGTGTGATCGCGCTGGCCTATGACCGGTCGTTGGCGGCGACCAAGAGCGACAATGTCAGGCTGCATATGGTGCGCGCGTTCTGCGGTGGGTCGGGCGGCGCGGCGGCCATCTTTGCGGCAACGCAGATTCCGATCGCCCATGCAACGACGATAGGCCTGCTCGACGGCGTCATCTTGGTGCTGCTCGGCGTTGTCTTCCTACGCGAACGCCTAGACGGCCTTATCGCCCTTGTCTTGCTGCTGTGTTGCGTAGGCGCGTATATAGTCGTCAGATCGCAAAGCTCAGTGCCGGAGCCGATCGTTTCGCCGACAGTCGCCTATATTGTTGCGTTTATGGGCGCCGTTCTGGTCGCGCTTGAAGGCTTATTTATCAAGGTTCTCTCCAGCAAGGAGCGCGTGTTGAACGTGCTGTGGCATGTCAACCTCTTTGGCAGCGTCATTTTCGCCTTTCCCGCGTTCCTTTACTGGACCGAAGTCAACATGACTCAGTTTGTCTTGATTGCCATGCTCGGGCCGCTCGCACTGTTCGGTCAATTGTGCAACATCCTCGGCTATAGAATGGCTGATCTGAAGATTGTTGCACCGGCCAACTACACTTGGATTATCTTTGCTGCCTTGCTGGGATACTTCGTGTTCGATGAATCTCTAACGCTCGAAACTCTCGTCGGCACTGCCCTAATTGTCTTGGGCGGCATCTTACTTTGTTTCCATCATGACCTGATGAAGCTGAGGTTGGTCGTAGCAACCCGTCGCAAGGATTTGTGA